In Gordonia phthalatica, one genomic interval encodes:
- a CDS encoding NAD-dependent epimerase/dehydratase family protein, giving the protein MKVAVTGAAGFVGTNLVNRLIADGHDVIAIDRVSPDHALQHPQVTWTSADIFDRDALAAAFDGVDTVYHLVAMITLKQKDETAWRVNTEGVASTARAALAAGVRRFVHCSSIHSFDQYTDSGVVDETSARSEDPELPVYDRSKWAGEQELRKVIADGLDAVICNPTGVYGPVDHGLSRINGMLRDAAQGKVPCFVEGTFDLVDVRDVARGLTLAAEKGRTGENYLIGGADVRLFDAMRTVAELCGRFRPLFAVPLSLLKVVVPIAEPISQLFGSDLVSRASIAALVAQPTVDITKARTELGYQPRPTEETLAELVAFLCDSHQMGSAKPKSGRHFESILPSLA; this is encoded by the coding sequence ATGAAGGTCGCGGTCACCGGAGCAGCAGGTTTCGTCGGCACCAATCTCGTCAACCGGCTCATCGCCGACGGACACGACGTCATCGCGATCGACCGCGTCTCACCCGACCATGCCCTCCAGCATCCTCAGGTCACGTGGACGTCCGCCGACATCTTCGACCGCGACGCCCTCGCCGCAGCCTTCGACGGCGTCGACACCGTCTACCACCTCGTCGCGATGATCACCCTGAAGCAGAAGGACGAGACCGCCTGGCGCGTCAACACCGAGGGCGTCGCCTCCACCGCGCGCGCCGCCCTCGCCGCGGGCGTCCGACGTTTCGTGCACTGCAGTTCCATCCACTCCTTCGACCAGTACACCGACTCCGGTGTCGTCGACGAGACCTCGGCGCGGTCCGAGGACCCGGAGCTGCCGGTCTACGACCGCTCCAAGTGGGCAGGCGAGCAGGAGTTGCGCAAGGTCATCGCCGACGGTCTCGACGCCGTCATCTGCAATCCGACCGGCGTCTACGGTCCGGTCGACCACGGACTGTCGCGCATCAACGGCATGCTCCGCGACGCCGCTCAAGGCAAGGTTCCCTGCTTCGTCGAGGGCACCTTCGATCTGGTCGACGTGCGCGACGTCGCGCGCGGCCTCACCCTGGCCGCGGAGAAGGGCCGAACGGGCGAGAACTACCTGATCGGCGGCGCCGACGTCCGACTGTTCGACGCCATGCGGACGGTCGCCGAGCTCTGCGGACGCTTCCGCCCCCTGTTCGCCGTCCCGCTGAGCCTGCTGAAGGTGGTCGTGCCGATCGCCGAGCCGATCAGCCAGCTCTTCGGCTCCGACCTGGTGTCCCGTGCGTCGATCGCCGCGCTGGTCGCGCAGCCGACCGTCGACATCACCAAGGCCCGCACCGAGCTCGGCTACCAGCCGCGTCCGACCGAGGAGACCCTGGCAGAACTCGTGGCGTTCCTGTGCGACTCGCACCAGATGGGTTCCGCGAAGCCGAAGTCCGGTCGCCACTTCGAGTCGATCCTGCCGTCTCTGGCGTGA